The region AAGCCGCCTGGAAGGTCACCGCGCGGCGCTGGCGGATGCGGGCCTGGGCGACGGTGCGGCACCGGTGGTCCACGGCGACTTCTCCCGCGCCTCCGGCTTCGACGCCGCACTGGAGCTGATGCGCGTCGCCAGCGGCAGCACCGCCGTCGTCGTGGCCAACGACCTGATGGCGCTGGGAGTCATCGCCGCGCTGCGCCAGCACGGGGTCGCGGTGCCCGCGGAGGTCTCCGTCGCCGGCTTCGACGATCTGCCCGCCGCGGTGGACGCGGTGCCCGCGCTGACCACCGTCCGGCTCCCGCTGCGCGAGGGCGCCCGGCGCGCGGGCCGGATCGCCGCCGGAGCCGAGCCGCTCACCGCGCCCGGCCGGATGCTGTGGATGCCCGCCGAACTGCTGGCCAGGGAGTCGGTGGCGCCACCGGGCGCCGGCCTTCCGCAGTGGCCCCCGCGCTGAGTTCCTGTCTTGAACTCGCCTTGCGTGGCGGCGCGGGAAACTCAGGCGTTCTCCGGCGCCGGGATCTTTTTCTCACGTATCACCCGGAGAAGCTGAGCACGCGTCCGTCCGGCAGCGGGAGCGCGAGCGCGGCCCGACTCGGGCGTGGTGATCGCGAGCGCGGGCCGACTCGGGCGTGCCGCGTTCGGCCGTTGACGCACCCGGAGGCGACCTCTAGCCTTCCGCGGCAAGGCTAGTAAGCGCTTTCTACGCGGGCTGGACGCAGCGCGGAGGTGAACCCGATGCGACGGAGCACGGGAGCTGTCATCGGCGCGGCGGCGGTCGCGCTGGCCACGCTCGCGGCGTGCGCACCCGGCACCGACTTCGGTCCCGCGAGCAACGGCTCCCCGCCCGGCCATCTGACCTACACGTACTTCACCGACGGGCCCGACGAGAAGGTGACCCGCGACCTGATCGCGGAGTTCGAGCGGCGCACCGGCGCCACGGTCGACCTGCAGATACTGCCGTACTCCGAGCTGGAGCAGCAGTTGCAGGGCAGGCTGGCCGCGGGGCACGCGCCCGACGTCGCCCGGCTGACCAACCTGAGCCCGTTCCGCAGCGACCTGCTGGACCTCTCGGCCAACGGCGCCGACATCGGCGACCAGTTCCTCGACCAGGCGCGGGAGACCACCAGCGGCCCCGCCGGGGAGACGGTGGCCGTTGCCAGCGACCTGACCATGAACGGCCCGCTGGTCAACACCGATCTGTTCGCCAGGGCGGGAGTGGCGTTGCCGCCGAAGGACCGGCCGGTGAGCTGGCCCGAACTGATCGCCAAGGCCAGGGTGGTGCAGCAGAAGTCGGGCTCGCCCTACGCCATCGCGTTCGACAAGTCCGGCGCCCGGGTGGCCGGCCTGTTCAACCAGTTCGGCACGAACTACTTCGGCACCGACGGCGCGGTGCAGCTCGACCCCGCCAAGGCCGCCGCGGCCACGCGGCTGTTCGTGGACCTGAACAACGACGGCACGATGTACCGGGACTTCTGGGTGCAGTCGGGCACCAAGTACGAGGGCGCCGACGACATGTTCCTGCGCGAGGACGTGCCGGTCTACTTCAGCGGCAACTGGCAGACGGGCCAGTTCGACGAAGAGGCCCAGTTCGGCTGGACCGTGCTGCCCAACCCGTGCGCCGAGCGCTGCGGAGGGTTCCCCGGAGGCAAGTTCATGGTGGCGTTGCGCCAGACCACGAACCCGCGGCTGGCCGCCGAGTTCGTCGCGTTCATGAACTCCCGCCAGGCGCAGGAGAAGTACGCGAGGGAGGCGCACTTCCTGCCCACCCGCAAGGACCTCCTCGCCGAAGGCGTCGACTACCCCCGGCGCGACGCGGAGATGGACGTCTTCCTCGACGACGTCAGGCGGACCGACCCGGCCGCCTTCAGCTCCGCCTACAGCCCCGGGATGGACTCGACGGCCGACGCGGTGGTCGACGAGCTGGCGGCGGCGATCGTCGGCAGGCAGTCGGTGCCCGACACCGTGGCGAGGATGCGGACCTCGGCGCAGGAGGCACTGGAGGCGGCCATCCCATGACGACCACCGAGTCCCCGCCCGCCACGAGCGTGCGACCGCCGTCGGCGCGCAAGCGGGGCGCCAAACCGTGGAACCAGCGCCTGGCGCCCTACCTGTTCGTGCTGCCGAACATGCTGGTGTTCGGGGTCTTCATCATCTACCCGGCGCTCAACGGCTTCAACATCAGCCTCTACAACAGCAACAACGGCCGCGCCTTCACACCGGTCGGCACCAGGAACTACCGCAGGCTGTTCACCGACGAGGAGTTCTGGCAGGCCGCGGGCGCCACGGTGATCTTCGTGGTGGCCTTCGTCGCCGTCTGCACGGCGGCGTCGATCGGCCTGGCGATGCTGCTGACCAAACCGATCAGGGCCCGCGGCTTCTTCCGCGCCGTGTTCTTCCTGCCCGTGCTGCTCTCCCCGGTGGTGGTCGGCCTGCTGTGGGGCTGGATCCTGGAACGGCGTTCGGGCGCGCTCAACGCGATCCTCGGCGCGGTCGGGCTGCCCGAGCCGGGCTGGCTGGTCAGCGGGCCGCTCGCGCTCGGTGCGACGGTCTTCGTCGGGGTGTGGGCGCACGCGGGCTTCTACACGCTGATCATGATGGCGGGGCTGCAGGCCATCGACAGCTCCTACTACGAGGCCGCGCACCTGGACGGGGCCGGGGCGTGGCACCGGTTCCGCCACATCACCTGGCCGCTGCTGCGGCCGACCACGCTGGTGGTGGTGATCCTGGCGATGATCGCCGGCTTCCAGTCCTTCGACTTCATCTACACGCTCAGCGGCGGCGGACCGCTCGGGGCCACGACCCTGATGGTGCAGTACATCTACGAGCACGCGTTCCAGTCGCCGATCCAGTACGGGCTGGCGGCCGCGGGCTCGGTGGTGCTGTTCTGCACGATCTTCGCGCTCACGGTCTTGAACTTCCTGTACGGCCGCAGGAAGGAGTCGATGTGATCGGCGCGCTGCGTCCGGCCCCTCGCAAGTCTCCGGCGCCGTCGTGGACCGGTACCTCCGGAGGACCTCCGCCTCGAACAGGCCAGGTGCTCACCTACGCCGCCCTGATCGCGCTGAGCGTGCTGGTGCTGGCACCGGTGGTGTGGGCGGTACTGGCGTCGTTCAAGACCCGCACCGAGCTGGCGGCGCGACCGCCTAGCCTGCTGCCGGAGAGCTTCCGGCTGGACAACTACACCGGCGCGCTCTCGGAGTTCGACTTCGGCGTCTACGTCACCAACAGCGCGATCGTCACGGTGGGCGCCACTGCGCTCACCCTGGCGATCAACGCGATGGCCGCCTACGCACTGGCGAAGTACAACTTCCGCGGCCGCAACGCGCTGTTCCTGGTCACCCTCGGCACGATCATGATCCCGTTGCAGATCATCCTGATCCCGCTGCACCAGGTCGTCGCACAGCTCGGGATGACCAACTCGCTGCTCGGCATGATCATCCCGCCCGCGGCCACACCCACCGGGGTTTTCCTGCTGCGCCAGTACATGCTCACCATCCCGGATGAGCTGATCGAGGCCGCCAGGGTGGACGGCGCGGGCGAGCTGCGGATCTTCCTGCGCCTGGTGCTGCCGCTGTGCAGGCCCGCGCTGGCGGTGGTGACGATCTTCTCGGTCATCTGGCGGTGGAACGACTTCCTCTGGCCGCTGGTGATCGCGCAGTCGCAGGACCTCTACACCCTGCCGGTGGCCATCGCGCAGTTCAACAGCCAGGAAGTGGTGCCGTTCAACTACATCCTGGCGATGTCGGTGGTCAGCATGATCCCGGTGGTCATCATCTTCCTGGTCCTGCAGAAGCACGTGGTGCGCGGCATCGCGCAAACCGGACTGAAATGAGGTTGGCATCCATGACCGGACGCACCGTGCACCGGCTCGACGAGGCAGGCACCGTCCGCGACTGGCTGGTGGCCGGAGCGTGGGGCGAGCCCGTCGCGGCGCTGCCGGACCTGGTGCCCTCGACGGGATCGTCCTGGGGGCGGGACGGCAGATGGGTGCTCACCAACGGCCCGGACGTCACACCGCTGAAAGCCCGGCTCCACCGGGCGGCGCCGTTGCGCGAGCAGGCACCGCCCGCGGTCGTCGAAGGCGGTCCCGTCAGCTACACGGGTCCGGACGGCTCCGCGCACGCGGGCACCTGGCGGCGGACGCACACGGCCGGGGACGGTCTGGTCGACTGGAGCGAGTTCTGCTTCACCCCGCAATGCCGGGTCGCGCTCGCGGCGACCGCGCTCGAGGTCGACCAGGCGGAGTGGCGGACGCTGCGGCTGGCGAGTACCGGGCCGACGCTGCTCTACGTCAACGGCGAATGCGTGGCGCGGTCGGAGTCGGTGACCTACATGGAGCCCGCCGAGCAGGCGACGAGGGTGTGGCTGCCGCCGGGCGTGAACGAGGTCGTGGTCTGCTCCTGGCAGGTCGGGTTCCGGGAGTGCCGCCAGATCCTCCGGCTGCGCGTCGAGGGCCTGCCGGTCCGGGTCGTGCTGCCCAGCCCAGGAGCCGACGAACGGATCGGCGAGCTCGCCGAGCAGGTGCTCGACTCGGTCGGCACGCCGTCGTGGGGCAACCTGGGCACCGAGGTCGAGCTGCACGGGCCGGACGGACCCGCGCTGCGCGTCGAGGTGGGCGGTGTCGGCAAGCGGGTCCGGCTCGACGGCGGGAAGGCGGTCGTCGAGCTACCTCCGCCCGATTCGGGCGAGCGGGACTCCGCGTCGATGCTCAGCACCGGAGAAGCGGTTCTGCGGGTGTTCCTGGACGACGAGCGCTCCCCCGTCTTCCGCGAGTTCCCCGTCCGGCTGCTGCCTCGGCACTACCGCGCCGAACCCGCCGGCGACGAGCGGACGTGGCGCCGCGAGCTGTTGGAGCACGCCCGCACCCAGCCGAACGGATGCGCCGGCGAGCTCGCCTCGGCCGCCCTCGACCCCGGCCACCGACTGCACGCCGAGTCGCTCGACCGGTCGCTGTGGATGATCGAGAAGCGGGCCGACTGCGCCGACTTCGAGGCGCTGGGCCTGCTGCACCTGTGGCACCGGCTGCCGGAAGGCACGTGGCCCGAGGGGGTCCGCACGCGGGTCGCCGACGCCCTGCGCGGCTTCAAGTACTGGATCGACCAGCCCGGCCTGGACGCGATGTGCTACTTCACCGAGAACCACCAGCTCGTCTGGCACACCGCCGAGCTGCTGGCGGGCCAGACCTTCGCCGACGAGGTCTTCGCGAACTCCGGCTGGACCGGCAGGCAGCACGCCGAGCACGGCCGCGTGCTCGCCGAGAAGTGGCTCGTGCGCAAGCTCGCGGCCGGATTCAGCGAGTTCGACTCCAACGCCTACGTCGCCGTGGACGTGCTCGCGCTGGTCTCCCTGGTCGAGTTCGCCGACGACGCCAAGCTCGCCGAGCTGGCCGCGGGACTGCTCGACAAGACCCTGTTCACGCTCGCGGTCAACTCGTGGCGCGGCGCCCACGCCTGCGCGCACGGCAGGTCGTACGTGCATACCCAGCGCAGTGCGCGGATGGAGGAAACCGCGTCGATCATGTGGGTGTGCTGGGGCACCGGCGCGTTGAACGCCGCCACGCTGCCCGCCACCGTGCTGGCCACCGCCCACCGCTACACCGTGCCCGAGGCGATCGTCGCGGCCGCGCAGGAGCTTCCGGAGGAATGGATCGGCAGACAGCGCTACGCGGGCGAATACCGCTCGCACCACGACCTGCTGTCCCGGCCGTACGCATCGGACCTGCTTGTCTACAAGACGCCGGACGTGATGCTCTCCAGCGTGCAGGACTACCGCAGCGGTCTTCCCGGCCTGCAGGAGCACGTCTGGGGTGCCGTCCTCGGGCCGGAGACGCAGGTGCACGTCACCCATCCGCCGAGCGCGGCGACGCACTCCTCGGCACGGCCGAACGCGTGGGCGGGCCACCGCGTGCTGCCCCGCACCCGCCAGCACACCGACACCGTCCTGGCGGTCCACGACATCCCGGAACACGACCCGATGGGCTTCACCCACGGCTGGTTCCCGCTGTCCACGATGGACGAATGGACGACGCGGGGTCCGTGGGTCGCGGGCAGGCGCGCGGAGGGCTACGTCGCGCTGGCCACCGAGGGCGGCTGCGGCTTCCTGACCAGCGGGCCGAACGCGTGGCAGGAGCTCCGCCCTCGCGGGCCGGGTGTCGCGTGGGTGTGCGTGGTGGGCAGGGGGGCCACCGACGGCTCGTTCGCGGAGTTCGTCGACGCCCTCGGCGAGCCCGACTTCCGGCACGACGGCGTCGAATACCGCACGCGCCACGGCGTGCGGCTGGCCCTGCACCGGCACGGAGCCTTCACGATCGACGGCCGGGTCGCGGACCTGGACGAGAACGGGCGCCCCGCCGAGCTACCGCACCTGGACAACCCCCTGTGCCGGGTCGACTTCGGCGCACCGGAGATGGTGATCGGCGAGAAGCGGCACGTCATCGACCTGCGCACCGGACGTTCCCTACCCGGCTGATCCCGGCCGGGCCTGAGGATTCACTCCCCGAGGCAGCTCAGCGCCTGCATGGCCTCTCGCTCCACGCGGGACAGATCGCCGAGGACAGTGCCTGCCCGCACGAGGTCCTCAACATCGCCTGACTCGCCGGCTTTCGCGATCAACGCCGCGGTTTCCGTCCACAGGGTGGCTGCCTCGGTGTACAGCCGGTGGCCGGTGCGCATGTGGCGGCTGTCGACAAGTTCGGCGCTTTCGGCGAGGAAGTCGCGGTAGAGGTTGCGGAACAGGGCGCCGCCGGTACCGGCCTTCTCCATCAGGAGGGCGGCCTGCGGCAGGTCCCGCTGAGGGCTGTCGGTGCGCTGGAGCCATGTGCGTACCAGCTTGCCGGCCTTCTCGATGCCTCGGTGGCCCAGGTTGGCGATGGGCGGGTTGAGGAAGGCCTCGGCGCAGGCGGTGATGGCGGGAATGATCTGACCCTGCGGGGACGGCAGGTTCTGCGGAGCGGTGAGGTTGAAGGACCGGTGCTTGGCGGCCATCGGGCCACGCGCTGCCCTGGCCTGGGCGAGGCTGGTCAGGCTGGTGGACACCGCTCCGCCTTGCTGGTCGGTGTCCACCAGGTAGGCGTCGCGGTCGTCGTAGCCGTACATGGCGACGACATGACCGCCGAAGTGCACCGGCGACCCGAAGTAGTCCAGGTAGTAGCTGTCGAGCTGCAGGCCCACGGGGTGGCCGGCGTCGATGGAGGCCACCACGTTCTCCCATGCCCTTCGGGGCGAGGCGGTCTCCCGCACCACGAGCTCCAGCCCCAGTCCGGTGGCGAGGTTCCTGGTGAGTTCGAAAGGCTTGACCCGTCCCCCGAGAAACGGAAACC is a window of Saccharopolyspora erythraea NRRL 2338 DNA encoding:
- a CDS encoding BtrH N-terminal domain-containing protein, coding for MTTVIDIDARGARHCETTALGVLLRHQGLDLSEPMLFGLGSGLSFIYWDSKNMGFPFLGGRVKPFELTRNLATGLGLELVVRETASPRRAWENVVASIDAGHPVGLQLDSYYLDYFGSPVHFGGHVVAMYGYDDRDAYLVDTDQQGGAVSTSLTSLAQARAARGPMAAKHRSFNLTAPQNLPSPQGQIIPAITACAEAFLNPPIANLGHRGIEKAGKLVRTWLQRTDSPQRDLPQAALLMEKAGTGGALFRNLYRDFLAESAELVDSRHMRTGHRLYTEAATLWTETAALIAKAGESGDVEDLVRAGTVLGDLSRVEREAMQALSCLGE
- a CDS encoding carbohydrate ABC transporter permease, whose protein sequence is MLTYAALIALSVLVLAPVVWAVLASFKTRTELAARPPSLLPESFRLDNYTGALSEFDFGVYVTNSAIVTVGATALTLAINAMAAYALAKYNFRGRNALFLVTLGTIMIPLQIILIPLHQVVAQLGMTNSLLGMIIPPAATPTGVFLLRQYMLTIPDELIEAARVDGAGELRIFLRLVLPLCRPALAVVTIFSVIWRWNDFLWPLVIAQSQDLYTLPVAIAQFNSQEVVPFNYILAMSVVSMIPVVIIFLVLQKHVVRGIAQTGLK
- a CDS encoding carbohydrate ABC transporter permease produces the protein MTTTESPPATSVRPPSARKRGAKPWNQRLAPYLFVLPNMLVFGVFIIYPALNGFNISLYNSNNGRAFTPVGTRNYRRLFTDEEFWQAAGATVIFVVAFVAVCTAASIGLAMLLTKPIRARGFFRAVFFLPVLLSPVVVGLLWGWILERRSGALNAILGAVGLPEPGWLVSGPLALGATVFVGVWAHAGFYTLIMMAGLQAIDSSYYEAAHLDGAGAWHRFRHITWPLLRPTTLVVVILAMIAGFQSFDFIYTLSGGGPLGATTLMVQYIYEHAFQSPIQYGLAAAGSVVLFCTIFALTVLNFLYGRRKESM
- a CDS encoding ABC transporter substrate-binding protein, with product MRRSTGAVIGAAAVALATLAACAPGTDFGPASNGSPPGHLTYTYFTDGPDEKVTRDLIAEFERRTGATVDLQILPYSELEQQLQGRLAAGHAPDVARLTNLSPFRSDLLDLSANGADIGDQFLDQARETTSGPAGETVAVASDLTMNGPLVNTDLFARAGVALPPKDRPVSWPELIAKARVVQQKSGSPYAIAFDKSGARVAGLFNQFGTNYFGTDGAVQLDPAKAAAATRLFVDLNNDGTMYRDFWVQSGTKYEGADDMFLREDVPVYFSGNWQTGQFDEEAQFGWTVLPNPCAERCGGFPGGKFMVALRQTTNPRLAAEFVAFMNSRQAQEKYAREAHFLPTRKDLLAEGVDYPRRDAEMDVFLDDVRRTDPAAFSSAYSPGMDSTADAVVDELAAAIVGRQSVPDTVARMRTSAQEALEAAIP